Proteins from a single region of Budorcas taxicolor isolate Tak-1 chromosome 11, Takin1.1, whole genome shotgun sequence:
- the VARS1 gene encoding valine--tRNA ligase isoform X1 codes for MSILYVSPHPDAFPSLRALIAARYGEAGEGPGWGGAHPRVSLQPPPASRTPFPPPRLPALEQGPGGLWVWGATAVSQLLWPAGLGGPGGSRAAVLVQQWVSYADTELIPAACGATLPALGLRSSAQDPQAALAALGRALSPLEEWLRLHTYLAGEAPTLADLAAVTALLLPFRYVLDPAARRIWGNVTRWFITCVQQPEFRAVLGEVVLYSGARSLSQQPGIAESMGQELGDGSEVPAPPKTAAQLKKEAKKREKLEKFQQKQKVQQQQPPPGEQKKPKPEKREKRDPGVITYDLPTPPGEKKDVSGTMPDSYSPQYVEAAWYPWWEQQGFFRPEYGRSSVSAPNPRGIFMMCIPPPNVTGSLHLGHALTNAIQDSLTRWHRMRGETTLWNPGCDHAGIATQVVVEKKLWREQGLSRHQLGREAFLQEVWKWKEEKGDRIYHQLKKLGSSLDWNRACFTMDPKLSAAVTEAFVRLHEEGVIYRSTRLVNWSCTLNSAISDIEVDKKELTGRTLLSVPGYKEKVEFGVLVSFAYKVQGSDSDDEVVVATTRIETMLGDVAVAVHPKDPRYQHLKGKSVIHPFVSRSLPIVFDDFVDMEFGTGAVKITPAHDQNDYEVGQRHGLEAVSIMDARGALVNVPPPFLGLPRFEARKAVLAALKEQGLFRGIEDNPMVVPLCNRSKDVVEPLLRPQWYVRCGEMAQAASAAVTRGDLRILPEAHQRTWHAWMDNIRDWCISRQLWWGHRIPAYFITVNDPAVPPGEDPDGRYWVSGRTEAEAREKAAKEFGVSPDKISLQQDEDVLDTWFSSGLFPFSILGWPNQSEDLSVFYPGTLLETGHDILFFWVARMVMLGLKLTGKLPFKEVYLHAIVRDAHGRKMSKSLGNVIDPLDVIHGVSLQGLHDQLLNSNLDPSEVEKAKEGQKADFPTGIPECGTDALRFGLCAYTSQGRDINLDVNRILGYRHFCNKLWNATKFALRGLGKGFVPSPTSEPGGHESLVDRWIRSRLTEAVRLSNQGFQAYDFPAVTTAQYSFWLYELCDVYLECLKPVLNGVDLVAAECARQTLYTCLDVGLRLLSPFMPFVTEELFQRLPRRTPQAPPSLCVTAYPEPSECSWKDPEAEAAFELALSITRAVRSLRADYNLTRIRPDCFLEVADEATGALASAVSAYVQTLASAGIVAVLALGASAPQGCAVALASDRCSVHLQLQGLVDPARELGKLQAKRDEAQRQAQRLRERRTASGYTVKVPLKVQEADEAKLQQTEAELRKVDEAIALFQKML; via the exons ATGTCCATTCTGTACGTCTCTCCTCACCCCGATGCCTTCCCCAGCCTCCGAGCCCTCATAGCTGCTCGCTACGGGGAAGCTGGGGAGGGTCCGGGATGGGGAGGAGCCCACCCCCGCGTCAGTCTCCAGCCGCCCCCCGCCAGCCGGACTCCTTTTCCTCCACCCCGTCTGCCTGCCCTGGAACAGGGTCCCGGTGGGCTCTGGGTGTGGGGGGCCACGGCTGTGTCCCAGCTGCTGTGGCCAGCAGGTCTGGGGGGTCCCGGGGGTAGTCGGGCAGCCGTCCTGGTCCAACAGTGGGTCAGTTATGCTGACACCGAGCTAATACCAGCTGCCTGTGGGGCTACGCTGCCGGCCTTGGGACTCCGAAGCTCGGCCCAAGACCCCCAG GCTGCACTGGCGGCCCTGGGCAGAGCCCTGAGCCCCTTGGAAGAGTGGCTTCGACTGCACACCTACCTGGCCGGGGAGGCCCCGACTCTGGCTGACCTGGCAGCTGTCACAGCCTTGCTGCTGCCTTTCCGTTAT GTCCTGGACCCCGCTGCCCGCCGGATCTGGGGTAATGTGACTCGCTGGTTTATCACATGTGTTCAGCAGCCAGAATTCCGGGCCGTACTGGGAGAGGTGGTTCTGTATTCAGGGGCCAGGTCTCTCTCCCAACAGCCAG gAATAGCAGAATCAATGGGACAGGAGCTGGGGGATG GCTCTGAGGTCCCTGCACCCCCAAAGACGGCTGCTCAACTCAAGAAAGAGGCAAAGAAACGGGAGAAACTAGAGAAATTCCAGCAGAAGCAGAAGGTCCAACAGCAGCAGCCACCCCCTGGGGAG CAGAAGAAACCAAAaccagagaagagggagaaacgAGATCCTGGGGTCATTACCTACGATCTCCCGACCCCACCTGGGGAAAAGAAAG ATGTCAGCGGCACCATGCCTGACTCCTACAGCCCTCAGTACGTGGAGGCTGCCTGGTACCCTTGGTGGGAGCAGCAGGGCTTCTTCAGGCCTGAGTATGGG CGTTCCAGCGTGTCAGCACCAAACCCCCGGGGCATCTTCATGATGTGCATCCCACCCCCCAACGTGACAGGCTCCCTGCACCTGGGCCACGCGCTCACCAACGCGATCCAGGACTCCCTGACCCGCTG GCACCGCATGCGTGGAGAGACCACCCTGTGGAATCCTGGCTGTGACCACGCGGGCATTGCCACCcaggtggtggtggagaagaaacTCTGGCGCGAGCAAGGGCTGAGTCGGCACCAGCTGGGGCGAGAGGCTTTCCTGCAGGAGGTCTGGAAGTGGAAGGAGGA GAAAGGTGACCGGATTTACCACCAGCTGAAGAAGCTTGGCAGCTCCTTGGACTGGAATCGAGCCTGTTTCACCATGGATCCT AAACTGTCAGCAGCCGTGACAGAGGCCTTTGTACGGCTCCACGAGGAGGGAGTCATTTACCGCAGCACACGACTTGTCAACTGGTCCTGCACCCTCAACTCTGCCATCTCCGACATCGAG GTGGATAAGAAGGAGCTGACAGGTCGTACCCTGCTCTCCGTGCCTGGCTACAAAGAGAAGGTGGAGTTTGGGGTCCTCGTCTCCTTTGCTTACAAGGTCCAAGGCTCAG ACAGCGACGACGAGGTGGTAGTGGCAACCACTCGGATCGAGACGATGCTGGGAGATGTGGCTGTAGCTGTGCACCCCAAAGACCCCAGATACCAG CACCTGAAGGGCAAGAGCGTGATCCACCCATTTGTGTCTCGGAGCCTCCCCATCGTCTTTGATGACTTTGTGGACATGGAGTTCGGCACAG GCGCGGTGAAGATCACCCCCGCCCACGACCAGAATGACTATGAGGTTGGGCAGCGGCACGGGCTGGAGGCCGTCAGCATCATGGACGCCCGCGGGGCCCTCGTCAACGTGCCCCCACCTTTCCTG GGCCTGCCCAGGtttgaggccaggaaggcagtgCTGGCAGCGCTCAAGGAGCAGGGGCTGTTCCGCGGCATTGAGGACAACCCCATGGTGGTGCCACTTTGCAA CCGCTCCAAGGACGTGGTGGAGCCTCTGCTGCGGCCGCAGTGGTACGTGCGCTGTGGGGAGATGGCTCAGGCTGCCAGCGCTGCCGTGACACGGGGTGACCTCCGTATCCTGCCGGAGGCCCATCAGCGGACGTGGCATGCCTGGATGGACAACATCCG GGACTGGTGTATCTCCCGGCAGCTGTGGTGGGGCCATCGCATCCCAGCCTACTTCATCACTGTCAACGACCCTGCCGTGCCCCCAGGGGAG GACCCTGACGGGCGGTACTGGGTGAGCGGGCGCACTGAGGCCGAGGCCCGGGAGAAGGCAGCCAAGGAGTTCGGCGTGTCCCCTGACAAGATCAGTCTCCAGCAAG ATGAAGATGTACTGGACACCTGGTTCTCCTCTGGcctcttccccttctccatcCTAGGCTGGCCCAACCAG TCAGAAGATCTGAGTGTGTTCTACCCGGGGACGCTGCTGGAGACAGGCCATGACATCCTTTTCTTCTGGGTGGCCAGGATGGTCATGCTCGGCCTCAAGCTCACTGGCAAGCTGCCCTTCAAAGAG GTCTACCTCCATGCCATTGTGCGGGACGCCCACGGCCGGAAGATGAGCAAGTCTCTAGGCAACGTCATTGACCCCCTGGACGTTATCCATGGGGTCTCCCTGCAG GGCCTCCACGACCAGTTACTGAACAGCAACCTGGATCCCAGCGAGGTGGAGAAGGCAAAAGAGGGGCAG AAGGCAGATTTCCCGACGGGGATCCCCGAGTGTGGCACCGATGCGCTCCGGTTTGGACTGTGCGCCTACACGTCCCAGG GCCGTGACATCAACCTGGATGTGAACCGGATATTGGGGTACCGCCATTTCTGCAACAAGCTCTGGAACGCCACCAAGTTTGCCCTCCGTGGCCTTGGGAAGGGTTTCGTGCCCTCACCCACGTCCGAG CCTGGAGGCCACGAGAGCCTGGTGGACCGCTGGATCCGCAGCCGGCTGACCGAAGCTGTGAGGCTCAGCAACCAAGGTTTCCAGGCCTACGACTTCCCGGCTGTCACCACCGCCCAGTACAGCTTCTGGCTCTACGAGCTCTGCGATGTCTACCTG GAGTGCCTGAAGCCTGTGCTGAATGGGGTAGACCTAGTGGCAGCCGAATGCGCGCGCCAGACCCTCTACACCTGCCTGGACGTGGGCCTGCGGCTACTCTCACCCTTCATGCCCTTCGTGACCGAGGAGCTGTTCCAGCGGCTGCCCCGGCGAACACCACAAGCTCCCCCTAGCCTATGCGTCACCGCCTACCCAGAGCCCTCGGAG tGCTCCTGGAAGGACCCTGAGGCAGAAGCTGCCTTCGAGCTGGCCCTGAGCATCACTCGAGCTGTGCGCTCCCTGCGTGCCGACTACAACCTCACCCGGATCAGGCCCGACT GTTTCCTGGAAGTGGCTGacgaggccacaggtgccctggCATCGGCAGTGTCGGCCTACGTGCAGACGCTGGCCAGCGCGGGGATCGTGGCTGTCCTGGCGCTGGGGGCTTCTGCACCCCAGGGCTGCGCTGTGGCCCTGGCCTCTGACCGCTGCTCCGTCCACCTGCAGCTGCAGGGGCTAGTAGACCCAGCCCGGGAGCTGGGCAAACTGCAGGCCAAGCGTGATGAGGCGCAGCGGCAGGCCCAGCGTCTGCGGGAGCGCCGCACCGCCTCAGGCTACACTGTCAAGGTGCCCCTCAAAGTTCAGGAGGCAGATGAAGCCAAG CTCCAGCAGACAGAAGCAGAGCTCAGGAAGGTTGATGAGGCCATTGCCCTATTTCAGAAGATGCTGTGA